In the Alteromonas sp. M12 genome, one interval contains:
- a CDS encoding tetratricopeptide repeat protein, giving the protein MKLFLILCTTLIVMTGCQTTTNQMVIESRHLLNDNAFPDYQEIKIESEEEIFALDKEAKDFIQKQVAIVKDPVDRMETLVRLIFDRSEFNLLYMGSANTVAKETFQRRAANCLSMSIMTYALAKEAGFSVRFQDVQIPEYWTRRAGYSLLNGHINLMIMPREPGVIHLINTGLQVDFDPQNPQKSFPKQVVTKQSVTSMFYNNKGADALLSESYTKAYAYFKKAAILSPNFISTWINLGILYRLVGDYESAESVYLYALQLDEDNLTGWENLAFLYEVTGRSEKASAIVNRIERVRSDNPFHHFIQGEQSFENGEFELALKHYRDALRLDRSKHEIYFGLAKAYYELGDVRRSQLYFKKAKDRARSHQDQERYQGKLDLLSRDDSKKH; this is encoded by the coding sequence ATGAAACTTTTTTTAATATTATGTACCACATTAATTGTTATGACTGGTTGTCAAACTACCACCAATCAGATGGTTATCGAGTCTCGCCATTTATTGAATGATAATGCGTTTCCAGATTATCAAGAAATAAAAATTGAAAGTGAAGAGGAGATTTTTGCACTAGACAAAGAGGCCAAAGATTTTATTCAAAAGCAGGTTGCAATTGTTAAAGATCCTGTTGATAGAATGGAAACCTTGGTGCGCCTGATATTTGACCGCTCAGAGTTTAATTTGTTGTATATGGGAAGTGCCAATACCGTGGCCAAAGAAACCTTCCAGCGCCGCGCTGCTAATTGTCTTTCGATGTCTATTATGACTTATGCATTAGCAAAAGAAGCTGGGTTCTCGGTACGTTTTCAAGATGTTCAAATTCCAGAATATTGGACCAGAAGAGCTGGGTATAGCTTACTAAATGGCCACATTAACTTAATGATCATGCCTCGTGAACCTGGCGTAATTCATCTAATTAATACCGGCCTACAAGTGGATTTTGACCCGCAAAATCCACAAAAAAGTTTTCCGAAACAGGTAGTCACTAAACAATCTGTGACTTCGATGTTTTACAACAATAAAGGCGCAGATGCGTTGCTTTCCGAATCTTATACAAAAGCATATGCGTATTTCAAAAAAGCCGCCATTTTATCTCCCAACTTTATATCTACATGGATAAACCTTGGTATTCTCTATCGTCTAGTGGGCGATTATGAATCTGCCGAGAGCGTTTATCTGTATGCTCTTCAATTAGATGAAGACAACCTAACTGGTTGGGAAAATTTAGCCTTTTTATATGAAGTTACCGGCCGCTCGGAAAAAGCGTCTGCAATTGTGAATCGCATCGAAAGAGTGAGAAGTGATAATCCTTTTCATCATTTTATTCAAGGTGAACAATCATTTGAAAATGGTGAATTTGAGTTGGCTTTAAAACATTATAGAGATGCCTTGAGATTAGATAGAAGTAAACACGAAATTTATTTCGGATTGGCAAAAGCCTATTATGAACTAGGGGATGTACGTCGCAGTCAATTGTATTTTAAAAAAGCTAAAGACCGCGCACGTAGTCATCAAGACCAAGAACGTTACCAAGGGAAATTGGATTTACTCAGCCGTGATGATAGTAAAAAACACTAA
- a CDS encoding threonine/serine exporter family protein, protein MDKSEFIQIRRFILKLGKMLHKYGSPSFRLEAYLSEVAAHLGVNASFISTPTSLSIVLWSDRHEEEYNHAARIDPGELDMNSLSLTDELAYQLLKGEINLQDADKRLDQIDTMQSPYNKTLTGVAFGTSTSAFAMLMGAGWPEILWSGVLGVIVYFWTLWALRSKRVNLMLESVASFTVGFSACAINYYFESGFNIWLIILSSLIILVPGLSLTIGLAELSSRNLVSGTARVMDAIMQLFKLYFGAFIGITLGYQLFGQQELQVADTLPFWVNWLGVLLLSIGLVAIFRTRLKHVPWAIVSTFIAYGASTWSSAYLENGLGAFVGAFALGVFSNLFSRVMNAPSTIVAMHGLIVLVPGSKTYIGLNSFISGQDFIKADHIGQETFLILMSLVAGLIFANVVMPTKKAL, encoded by the coding sequence GTGGACAAGTCGGAATTTATCCAGATACGCAGATTTATACTCAAATTAGGCAAAATGTTGCATAAATATGGCTCGCCTTCGTTTCGACTTGAAGCGTATTTGAGTGAAGTTGCTGCGCACTTAGGTGTAAACGCTTCGTTTATATCTACCCCGACTTCATTGTCAATAGTGTTGTGGAGCGACCGACACGAAGAAGAATATAACCACGCCGCGCGAATTGATCCCGGTGAATTGGATATGAATTCGTTATCACTGACAGATGAACTAGCTTATCAATTATTAAAAGGTGAAATTAACCTGCAAGATGCGGACAAACGTTTGGATCAAATTGATACTATGCAAAGCCCCTACAACAAAACGCTTACAGGGGTAGCTTTTGGTACTTCAACCAGTGCCTTTGCTATGCTAATGGGGGCTGGTTGGCCGGAAATTTTATGGTCTGGTGTATTGGGTGTGATTGTCTATTTCTGGACACTTTGGGCACTACGCTCAAAACGCGTCAACCTAATGTTAGAGTCAGTGGCGTCTTTTACGGTTGGTTTTTCCGCCTGTGCAATTAATTATTATTTTGAGTCAGGGTTCAATATATGGCTGATAATTTTGTCGTCGCTGATTATTTTAGTTCCAGGACTGTCCTTAACTATTGGACTTGCAGAATTATCCTCGCGTAACTTAGTTTCTGGGACCGCAAGAGTGATGGATGCGATTATGCAATTATTCAAATTGTATTTCGGCGCATTTATCGGTATCACCCTTGGTTACCAGCTCTTTGGTCAACAAGAATTGCAAGTTGCCGATACCTTACCCTTTTGGGTTAACTGGTTAGGGGTGCTGCTGCTAAGCATAGGTCTGGTAGCGATATTTCGCACCCGCTTGAAGCATGTACCTTGGGCTATTGTATCGACGTTTATCGCATACGGCGCTTCCACATGGAGCTCTGCCTATTTAGAGAATGGATTAGGTGCATTCGTCGGCGCATTTGCTTTAGGGGTCTTTTCAAACTTATTTTCCAGAGTCATGAATGCGCCTTCGACTATTGTTGCTATGCATGGTTTGATTGTGTTGGTACCTGGTTCAAAAACGTATATAGGTTTGAACTCCTTTATTTCCGGACAGGACTTTATTAAGGCAGATCATATCGGTCAGGAAACATTTTTAATTTTAATGTCGTTAGTGGCAGGATTAATTTTTGCCAACGTCGTCATGCCCACCAAAAAAGCCCTGTAG
- a CDS encoding putative sulfate exporter family transporter produces MYKLKALIPGVMLATIVGLAALFLSEHYGAPSMLFALLLGIALSFLYEESQCKAGIEFTATHILRFGVAMLGFRIAFGDLVALGWKTALLLIVAIVTTILIGTVLARLLGMQKRFGVLTGGAVGICGASAAMAIAAVLPDSKHKDRDTLLTIIGVTALSTLSMILYPIIASQFNLDQIQTGIFLGATIHDVAQVVGAGYSVSEQSGDLATLTKLVRVAFLMPVVIAILLVLKLRLKRVGTNKAPGIPGFLIIFVVLMIINSVFSIPSAVTESASHISRFALVVSIAAIGMKSNLKQLVEVGTKPILLLIMETIWIASLILICLPIL; encoded by the coding sequence ATGTACAAACTAAAAGCCTTGATACCAGGTGTGATGCTGGCCACAATAGTTGGTTTAGCCGCACTATTTTTAAGCGAACATTATGGTGCCCCCTCAATGTTATTTGCGTTGCTGTTAGGGATTGCATTGTCATTCCTATATGAGGAATCTCAATGCAAAGCAGGCATTGAGTTTACTGCCACCCATATATTGCGATTTGGCGTCGCTATGCTTGGGTTTCGCATCGCTTTTGGCGATCTAGTGGCATTAGGCTGGAAAACTGCGTTATTGTTAATTGTCGCGATTGTAACGACCATTTTAATCGGCACGGTTTTAGCCCGATTATTGGGTATGCAAAAACGTTTTGGAGTGTTAACAGGCGGTGCCGTAGGTATTTGTGGTGCGTCAGCAGCCATGGCCATCGCCGCTGTACTACCAGACAGCAAACACAAAGATCGTGATACTTTATTGACCATAATTGGTGTCACTGCGCTGTCTACACTTTCGATGATTCTCTACCCTATTATTGCCTCGCAATTTAATTTAGATCAGATACAAACCGGTATTTTTTTAGGCGCTACCATTCATGATGTGGCCCAGGTAGTTGGAGCGGGATATTCGGTGTCTGAACAAAGCGGTGACCTGGCCACGCTAACAAAACTAGTACGAGTCGCATTTTTGATGCCTGTGGTAATTGCTATTCTGCTGGTTTTAAAATTAAGACTTAAACGTGTTGGTACCAATAAAGCACCTGGAATTCCCGGTTTTCTGATTATTTTTGTTGTACTGATGATCATCAATAGCGTGTTTTCAATCCCCTCTGCTGTCACAGAATCGGCGTCTCATATTTCACGCTTTGCATTAGTCGTTTCTATCGCTGCAATTGGAATGAAATCCAATTTAAAACAATTAGTTGAAGTAGGAACTAAACCTATCTTATTACTCATAATGGAAACCATTTGGATTGCCAGCTTGATCTTAATTTGCCTACCTATCCTGTAA
- a CDS encoding 2OG-Fe(II) oxygenase family protein, translated as MKLEAVDYTTPGADKLFVESLHKTGFGVLKNHPISKSSVSSIYKNWQAWFDSEDKQSFLFDKETQDGFFPTSVSETAKGFKKKDIKEYFHYYPWGKCPAELKQEAAAYYQAAMNLAAELLTWVEKYSPADVAKLYSQPLSNMIKDSEQTLLRILHYPPLTGDEEADAIRAAAHEDINLLTILPAANEPGLQVKGTGDEWIDVPSDFGNLIINIGDMLQEASGGYFPSTTHRVVNPAGADMTKSRISLPLFLHPRPDVVLSERHTADSYLKERLRELGVA; from the coding sequence ATGAAATTAGAAGCAGTAGATTATACAACGCCAGGGGCAGATAAATTATTTGTCGAGTCGTTACATAAAACGGGATTCGGAGTCTTAAAAAATCATCCAATATCGAAATCATCGGTGTCGTCGATTTACAAAAATTGGCAAGCATGGTTTGATTCCGAAGATAAACAGAGCTTTTTGTTCGATAAAGAAACTCAAGATGGTTTTTTCCCTACCAGCGTATCTGAAACAGCTAAAGGGTTTAAGAAAAAAGATATTAAAGAGTATTTCCATTATTACCCTTGGGGAAAATGCCCTGCGGAATTAAAACAAGAAGCAGCGGCCTATTATCAGGCAGCCATGAATTTAGCAGCTGAATTACTCACTTGGGTTGAAAAATACTCTCCTGCTGATGTAGCAAAACTATACAGTCAACCACTTAGCAATATGATAAAAGACAGTGAGCAAACCTTACTTAGAATTTTACATTATCCGCCACTTACAGGTGACGAAGAAGCCGATGCTATCCGCGCAGCTGCCCATGAAGACATTAATCTATTGACCATTTTGCCTGCTGCGAATGAGCCGGGTTTACAAGTGAAAGGCACTGGCGATGAATGGATTGATGTGCCCAGTGATTTTGGCAACCTGATCATCAACATTGGCGATATGTTGCAAGAAGCCTCTGGTGGTTATTTTCCTTCTACTACCCACAGAGTAGTTAACCCTGCGGGCGCAGATATGACTAAATCTCGTATCTCTTTGCCACTATTTTTACACCCTCGTCCCGATGTGGTTTTATCAGAACGTCACACCGCGGATAGCTATTTGAAAGAACGTTTACGTGAGCTTGGCGTAGCCTAA
- a CDS encoding TonB-dependent receptor, with product MFKKTKLNRIAIAVAMSVGMSTAAMAQVTSSGMNGQIVGPNGNPAEGTVIKVTHVPTGAVKTTTVNAAGTFNLDGLRVGGPYTIEVDSDTYSDQTINDVYLNLGETASIYRELASAGSVERIAVTASQVSSLSFGKIGPGANFDLSTLENAPAINRDITDIVRIDPRVYVDEGGNGGIQCVGKSPRFNSLTVDGVRMNDLFGLNSNGYPTERMPFSYDAIEGVAVEIAPFDVIYGGFSACNISAVSKTGTNEVHGTAFYDYGSNDLRGDSLEGEDVNIGDYSEKRYGFSIGAPLIKDTLFIFAAYEKLEGANLFDRGVIDSGAINEVNLTQTQLDEIIRISNDLYQFDPGAVPSSLANEDEKILIKLDWNINEQHRASFTYNYNDGNNFSESDGDSDEFELTSHLYERGAEMTSYSGVLYSDWTDNFTTEVRVSYTDLDNRQNSLTGDGTLYGNDFGEVKLFLDDVTVYLGSDDSRQANDLDWDALSLMFRGNYYFDNGHTLTFGYESDKLDVFNIFVQHAETSLSFDSIEDFENGYASDVEYGGAFSGNFDDRAASWGYTAHSTYIQDEFYLTDDLKVIAGLRYDWITSSDHPEENADFLAQNGYSNSANLDGVSLLQPRIGLNYTLNDSTEIRGGVGLFSGGNPNVWMSNNYSGTNVAGGEVDGGDFGYDDGSRSLFDDDVVWVNVEDGAPVGPGYGVPSELDALVDSGVASNFESNNLDPDFDMPSEWKLSAGVTHVTESDYILNADLLVSFTQDQAMIKYVGIEEVGFTDEGYVDYDRNGYGSLELTNSGEVSTSYSLTTTLQKSWDNGMRLVAGYSYNHAEDVQPMTSSVAFSNYQYRAFTNPNEDVSSLSDWNIEHRLTADFSYVVELIPGLDTRFNVYALTQSGRPYSFARTDGNSVFGYTPYLDSDSVLPIGVERNSEESSWWTKVDIAVRQEIPAFSEDHSASVSITIDNFTNMLNDDWGILEEVNYNTARLGDTSPESRQGDASLWEMRLGISYKF from the coding sequence ATGTTTAAAAAAACCAAACTGAATCGTATTGCGATTGCAGTGGCTATGTCTGTTGGCATGTCAACAGCAGCAATGGCTCAAGTTACCTCTTCAGGTATGAATGGGCAAATTGTAGGGCCAAATGGCAATCCTGCTGAAGGGACGGTAATTAAGGTTACTCACGTACCTACAGGTGCAGTTAAAACAACAACTGTTAACGCTGCAGGTACTTTCAACCTAGACGGCCTTAGAGTTGGTGGTCCATACACGATTGAAGTTGATTCAGATACTTACTCTGATCAAACCATCAATGATGTTTACTTGAACTTGGGTGAAACTGCATCAATCTATCGCGAGTTAGCTTCTGCAGGAAGCGTAGAGCGTATTGCAGTAACCGCTTCGCAAGTTAGCAGTCTATCTTTTGGTAAAATTGGCCCCGGCGCTAATTTCGACCTTTCTACTTTAGAAAATGCACCAGCTATAAACCGTGACATCACTGATATCGTTCGTATTGACCCTCGAGTTTATGTAGACGAAGGCGGTAACGGTGGAATTCAGTGTGTGGGTAAAAGCCCTCGCTTTAACAGTTTGACTGTTGACGGTGTTCGCATGAATGACTTGTTTGGTCTTAACTCCAACGGTTACCCAACTGAAAGAATGCCTTTCTCTTACGATGCCATTGAAGGTGTTGCAGTAGAAATTGCTCCTTTTGATGTAATCTATGGTGGTTTCTCAGCGTGTAATATTAGTGCTGTAAGTAAAACAGGTACTAACGAAGTTCACGGTACGGCTTTCTACGATTATGGAAGCAACGACCTAAGAGGCGACTCTTTAGAAGGTGAAGACGTTAATATCGGTGATTACTCAGAAAAACGTTACGGATTTAGCATCGGTGCTCCACTAATCAAAGATACCTTATTCATCTTTGCTGCATATGAGAAACTAGAAGGTGCTAACTTATTCGACCGTGGTGTTATCGATTCAGGTGCTATCAACGAAGTTAATCTAACACAAACTCAACTAGATGAAATCATTCGCATTTCCAATGATTTATATCAGTTTGATCCAGGCGCTGTTCCTTCAAGTCTTGCTAATGAAGATGAAAAAATCCTAATTAAATTAGACTGGAATATTAACGAACAACACCGTGCTTCATTCACTTATAATTACAATGATGGTAATAACTTCTCTGAATCTGATGGCGATTCTGATGAGTTCGAACTAACAAGTCACTTGTATGAGCGTGGCGCTGAAATGACATCTTACTCAGGTGTGCTTTATTCAGATTGGACAGATAACTTCACAACTGAAGTACGTGTTTCTTATACAGATTTAGATAATCGTCAAAACTCACTTACCGGTGACGGTACTTTGTACGGAAACGATTTTGGTGAAGTTAAACTTTTCTTAGATGACGTTACTGTTTACCTAGGTTCTGATGATAGTCGCCAAGCCAATGATTTGGATTGGGATGCGTTGAGCCTTATGTTCCGTGGTAATTACTACTTCGATAATGGTCACACGCTAACTTTCGGTTATGAAAGCGACAAGTTAGATGTATTTAACATCTTCGTTCAACACGCAGAAACTTCACTTTCCTTCGATAGCATTGAAGACTTTGAAAATGGTTACGCAAGTGATGTTGAATATGGTGGTGCTTTCTCTGGTAATTTTGACGACCGCGCTGCAAGCTGGGGATACACTGCCCACAGTACTTACATTCAAGACGAGTTTTACTTAACAGATGATTTGAAAGTAATTGCTGGTTTACGTTATGACTGGATCACTTCTTCTGATCACCCTGAAGAGAATGCTGACTTTCTTGCTCAAAATGGTTACAGTAACTCTGCTAACCTAGATGGCGTAAGTCTTTTACAACCTCGTATTGGCCTTAACTACACGCTAAATGACAGCACTGAAATACGTGGTGGTGTTGGCTTGTTCTCTGGTGGTAACCCGAACGTTTGGATGTCAAATAACTACTCAGGTACTAACGTAGCTGGTGGTGAAGTTGACGGCGGTGACTTCGGTTACGACGATGGTTCTCGTAGCTTGTTCGACGATGACGTTGTTTGGGTTAATGTTGAAGATGGCGCTCCTGTAGGCCCTGGTTACGGCGTTCCGTCTGAACTAGATGCGTTGGTGGATAGTGGTGTTGCTTCTAACTTCGAGTCTAACAACCTAGACCCAGATTTTGACATGCCAAGTGAGTGGAAATTATCTGCTGGTGTAACACACGTGACTGAATCTGACTATATTCTAAATGCAGATTTATTAGTGTCGTTTACTCAAGACCAAGCGATGATCAAATACGTAGGTATTGAAGAAGTAGGTTTTACTGACGAAGGTTATGTTGATTATGACCGCAATGGATATGGTTCACTTGAATTAACTAATTCTGGCGAAGTATCAACTTCTTACTCACTAACCACTACACTACAAAAGTCGTGGGATAATGGTATGCGTTTGGTAGCTGGTTATTCTTATAACCATGCCGAAGATGTACAACCAATGACTAGTTCGGTTGCTTTCTCTAACTATCAATATAGAGCGTTCACTAATCCTAATGAAGACGTTTCTTCATTATCAGATTGGAACATTGAGCACCGTCTTACTGCAGACTTTAGTTATGTTGTTGAACTAATCCCTGGACTAGATACACGCTTTAACGTTTATGCGTTAACTCAATCTGGTCGTCCTTATAGCTTTGCCCGTACTGATGGTAATAGCGTATTTGGATACACTCCATACCTAGATAGCGACAGTGTGTTGCCAATTGGTGTTGAGCGTAATAGCGAAGAAAGTAGCTGGTGGACTAAAGTTGATATTGCTGTAAGACAAGAAATACCTGCTTTCTCTGAAGATCACAGTGCTTCAGTAAGTATCACTATCGATAACTTTACCAATATGTTAAATGATGATTGGGGTATCTTAGAAGAAGTTAACTATAACACTGCTCGACTAGGTGATACTTCACCAGAAAGTCGTCAAGGTGATGCTTCTTTATGGGAAATGCGCTTAGGTATTAGCTACAAATTCTAA
- the udk gene encoding uridine kinase: MASPLIIAIAGASGSGKSLFTENLLNEFAQQGRPVQILREDHYYRAQDHLPMHEREKNNYDHPKAFEHELLVKHLKDLKEGKPIEYPTYCYKTHTRLKQREVLESAPVIIVEGIMLLASPDLEPLYNVKIFVDTPLDICLLRRIKRDIAERGRTLESVAHQYESTVKPMYHQFIAPSRFTADVIVTQGGENYIALDVIKSHIQQALLNE; this comes from the coding sequence ATGGCTTCTCCACTTATTATCGCGATTGCTGGTGCTTCAGGTTCTGGTAAATCTTTGTTTACAGAAAATCTACTAAATGAATTTGCTCAACAGGGCCGACCTGTGCAAATTTTGCGCGAAGATCACTATTATCGTGCCCAAGATCATTTGCCTATGCATGAACGTGAAAAAAACAATTACGATCATCCAAAAGCATTCGAGCATGAATTGTTGGTTAAGCACTTAAAGGACTTGAAAGAAGGCAAACCCATTGAATACCCAACTTACTGCTACAAAACCCATACTCGACTTAAACAGCGAGAAGTTTTGGAGTCTGCGCCGGTAATTATTGTTGAAGGCATCATGTTATTGGCAAGCCCTGACTTAGAACCTTTATACAATGTGAAGATCTTTGTTGATACGCCACTGGATATTTGCCTTTTACGCAGAATAAAACGCGACATTGCAGAACGGGGCAGAACTTTAGAATCAGTAGCTCACCAGTACGAAAGTACCGTGAAGCCAATGTATCATCAGTTTATTGCACCAAGTAGATTTACCGCTGATGTGATTGTCACCCAAGGTGGTGAAAACTATATTGCGTTGGATGTGATTAAATCACATATTCAACAAGCTTTACTTAATGAATAA
- a CDS encoding 3'-5' exonuclease: protein MWQTLKNWFVPKSTIPEHFRHVPWQQIPFLSIDLELTSLDAKESNILSVGWVEGKKSSIALRSCYYKVIATKASLNQSPVIHGLLDEHIAQGEPVKVVLEKLKHYAQSHVWVFHNTNLDMSVLNKVFAKLGIPLPAIVTLDTLQIALYQIRKSNHVPAPNAATLTSCRQRHNLPLAPAHNALDDAVATMELLFAQLSQLDRKGKEPLSALTGTGALKVFKATSSTARG from the coding sequence ATGTGGCAAACACTGAAAAATTGGTTCGTACCCAAATCAACTATTCCAGAACATTTTCGACATGTGCCTTGGCAACAAATTCCATTTTTGTCGATTGATTTAGAGCTCACCTCACTTGACGCAAAAGAGTCCAATATATTGTCGGTTGGCTGGGTGGAAGGGAAAAAAAGTAGCATTGCATTACGCAGTTGTTATTACAAAGTGATTGCCACAAAAGCTTCTTTGAATCAAAGTCCTGTTATTCATGGTTTGTTGGATGAACATATTGCCCAAGGTGAGCCAGTAAAAGTTGTACTTGAGAAACTAAAACATTATGCCCAATCCCATGTGTGGGTGTTTCATAATACTAATTTAGATATGTCAGTGCTGAACAAGGTTTTTGCAAAACTAGGAATCCCGTTACCGGCAATCGTTACCTTGGATACATTGCAAATAGCCCTCTATCAAATACGTAAATCCAATCACGTGCCAGCGCCTAATGCTGCGACACTGACATCATGTCGACAGCGGCATAATTTACCTTTAGCTCCGGCGCATAATGCGTTAGATGATGCAGTGGCGACCATGGAATTGTTGTTTGCACAGTTAAGTCAGCTAGATCGTAAAGGCAAAGAACCCTTATCAGCCCTAACCGGAACAGGTGCTTTGAAAGTGTTTAAAGCGACCTCATCCACAGCGCGGGGCTAA
- a CDS encoding M28 family peptidase — protein sequence MIVKNTKLIASLSLLWPLISYADCNQFELTHNIDGERLWKDFSYLASDEMQGRKNQSSGSKLAQQFLVNRFSEIGLKSFSEDQKYRLPFRYETTFSHIDGVNIGGYLMGRTHPQQFIVISAHYDHIGTRGTKVFNGADDNASGVSAMLAIADKIAKQGSEYSIIFLATDAEEKGLYGSKAFVQNPPVELRQIKYNLNLDMLSQNQGKNRLYVSGARYHSPFKKVVAQAIDEAGLCLVNQHRRNQRGYSMAMGSDWRKASDHASFGKVDIPYLFVGVSEHAFYHTEKDTVETVDPEFFQAAVETSFNILRLMDKLPE from the coding sequence ATGATAGTAAAAAACACTAAGTTAATTGCAAGCTTGAGCTTGCTATGGCCATTGATTAGTTACGCAGATTGCAACCAATTTGAGTTAACCCATAATATCGATGGCGAGCGTTTATGGAAGGACTTTAGCTACTTAGCATCAGATGAAATGCAAGGACGTAAAAATCAGTCCTCTGGTTCTAAACTCGCTCAACAGTTTTTAGTCAATCGATTCTCTGAAATAGGATTGAAATCTTTTTCAGAGGATCAAAAATATCGACTGCCTTTTCGCTATGAAACAACTTTCTCACACATTGATGGTGTGAATATCGGCGGCTACCTTATGGGCAGAACTCATCCGCAACAATTCATTGTCATAAGTGCGCATTATGATCACATTGGAACGCGCGGCACAAAAGTTTTTAATGGTGCTGATGACAACGCTTCTGGCGTTTCGGCAATGTTGGCGATAGCAGACAAAATTGCTAAGCAAGGATCTGAATATTCGATCATTTTTCTGGCCACCGATGCCGAAGAAAAAGGCCTATATGGCTCTAAAGCATTCGTACAAAATCCGCCCGTTGAACTGCGCCAAATTAAGTACAACCTTAATTTAGATATGCTCTCGCAGAATCAAGGCAAAAATCGATTGTACGTTTCTGGTGCACGATATCATTCACCATTTAAGAAGGTTGTAGCCCAAGCAATTGATGAGGCAGGGTTGTGCTTAGTTAATCAACACAGAAGAAACCAACGAGGCTATTCAATGGCAATGGGTTCAGATTGGCGCAAAGCCAGCGACCATGCTTCGTTTGGTAAAGTAGACATTCCCTATTTGTTCGTAGGTGTGAGCGAGCACGCTTTTTATCATACTGAAAAAGACACGGTAGAAACCGTTGATCCTGAATTTTTTCAAGCTGCTGTAGAGACGAGTTTTAACATCTTGAGGTTAATGGATAAATTACCAGAATAG
- a CDS encoding NupC/NupG family nucleoside CNT transporter gives MIGLLGIVVLIAIAYGLSAHRKSINWRTVGGAFFIQATVGALILYVPAGKDALLKMSAGVQWVLDMGQAGIDFIFGPLGNKSLGFIFAFNVLPAIVFFSSLIAVLYYIGVMQWVIRLIGGFLQFFLKTSRPESMSAAANIFVGQTEAPLVVKPFIPQMTSSELFAIMVGGLASIAGAVMVGYAQLGVDIKFLLAASFMAAPGGLLMAKIILPETETYKNELDELQKDDDSYANVFDAAATGAASGLQLALNVGAMLLAFIALIAILNGLIGGIGGWFGQGELSLQVILGYLFQPLAWVLGVPWDEANLAGSFIGQKMVVNEFIAYLDFIKYQAELSVKSQAIITFALCGFANFSSIAILMGGIGALAPTRRKEIARLGLKAVIAATLSNLMSAALAGLFVTL, from the coding sequence ATGATCGGTTTACTTGGAATTGTGGTGCTAATAGCCATAGCGTATGGCTTGTCAGCCCACCGTAAAAGCATCAACTGGCGAACAGTTGGCGGAGCTTTTTTTATACAAGCAACTGTAGGGGCTTTGATTCTTTACGTTCCTGCGGGCAAAGACGCGCTGCTCAAAATGTCTGCCGGCGTGCAGTGGGTTTTGGATATGGGTCAAGCAGGTATTGATTTTATATTTGGTCCTTTGGGTAATAAGTCACTAGGATTTATTTTTGCCTTTAACGTATTACCTGCAATTGTGTTCTTTTCTTCGTTGATCGCGGTTCTGTATTACATCGGTGTAATGCAATGGGTTATTCGGTTAATAGGTGGATTTTTACAGTTCTTCTTAAAAACCAGTCGCCCAGAATCTATGTCCGCAGCGGCTAATATTTTTGTCGGTCAGACAGAAGCCCCTCTTGTGGTAAAACCTTTTATTCCACAAATGACCAGTTCAGAACTGTTCGCAATTATGGTTGGTGGTTTGGCGTCCATTGCCGGTGCGGTAATGGTAGGTTATGCCCAGTTAGGTGTAGATATTAAGTTTTTGTTAGCGGCAAGCTTTATGGCCGCGCCCGGTGGTTTACTGATGGCGAAAATTATTTTGCCAGAAACAGAAACCTACAAAAATGAATTAGATGAATTGCAAAAAGATGACGACAGCTACGCCAATGTTTTTGATGCAGCCGCAACGGGGGCCGCTTCAGGTCTGCAGTTGGCCTTAAACGTTGGGGCGATGTTGTTGGCCTTCATTGCCTTGATTGCCATCTTAAATGGTTTAATTGGTGGCATCGGCGGCTGGTTTGGACAAGGTGAGCTAAGCTTACAAGTGATATTAGGATATTTATTCCAACCCTTAGCATGGGTATTAGGTGTGCCATGGGATGAAGCCAATTTGGCAGGCAGTTTTATTGGTCAAAAAATGGTAGTAAATGAATTCATTGCCTATTTGGACTTCATTAAATATCAAGCAGAGTTATCAGTGAAATCTCAAGCGATTATTACCTTTGCGCTTTGTGGATTCGCCAATTTTTCTTCCATTGCTATATTAATGGGTGGCATAGGAGCACTTGCTCCTACACGACGTAAAGAAATTGCGCGTTTAGGATTAAAAGCAGTGATAGCGGCAACCTTATCTAACTTAATGAGTGCCGCGTTAGCAGGTCTGTTTGTTACTTTATAG